The following proteins come from a genomic window of bacterium:
- a CDS encoding prepilin peptidase: MQGLETVFAVFAFVLGAMVGSFLNVVIYRLPREESLSTPPSRCPGCGTRIAPWNNIPIISFILLRGKCASCGIKISPRYPAVETLMGVLSLYLWTLHGETPLAFGAYFVFLAGLVAATFIDLDHKIIPDSISLGGIPLGLALSHVTGIGWKASLLGIAAGGGILLAVSLAYLYIMKKEGMGMGDVKLLAAIGAFLGWQGVLFTIFTSSIAGSFIGIIVLKMKGEGSDYEIPYGPFLALGATAYLFWGTRLIDWYLGKVL; encoded by the coding sequence ATGCAGGGGTTAGAGACCGTCTTCGCAGTTTTCGCCTTCGTTCTCGGAGCCATGGTCGGGAGCTTTTTAAACGTAGTCATCTACCGCCTGCCCCGAGAGGAGTCTCTCTCCACGCCCCCAAGCCGGTGCCCCGGCTGCGGTACGCGCATAGCTCCCTGGAACAACATACCTATAATAAGCTTTATTCTCCTGCGGGGAAAGTGCGCCTCTTGCGGCATAAAAATATCCCCCCGCTACCCCGCCGTGGAAACCCTCATGGGAGTGCTGTCGCTCTACCTCTGGACCCTCCACGGCGAAACGCCGCTCGCCTTCGGAGCCTACTTCGTCTTCCTGGCCGGGCTCGTCGCCGCCACCTTTATCGACCTCGACCACAAGATAATACCCGATTCCATAAGCCTGGGCGGAATACCCCTCGGCCTCGCGCTCTCGCACGTGACCGGAATAGGCTGGAAAGCCAGCCTCCTCGGGATAGCCGCCGGGGGAGGGATACTCCTCGCCGTCTCGCTCGCCTACCTGTATATAATGAAGAAAGAGGGGATGGGGATGGGAGACGTAAAGCTCCTCGCCGCCATCGGAGCCTTCCTCGGGTGGCAGGGCGTCCTCTTCACCATCTTCACCTCCTCCATCGCCGGTTCCTTCATCGGTATAATCGTATTGAAGATGAAAGGCGAGGGGAGCGACTACGAAATACCCTACGGCCCCTTCCTGGCCCTCGGCGCCACGGCGTATCTTTTCTGGGGGACTCGGCTGATCGACTGGTATCTGGGGAAGGTCCTCTGA